The following coding sequences lie in one Arachis ipaensis cultivar K30076 chromosome B05, Araip1.1, whole genome shotgun sequence genomic window:
- the LOC107641688 gene encoding uncharacterized protein LOC107641688, translated as MLHTIKTVLTYSPAASSVPRSLSCNRGREVSVVRFCTRPEAETGHSDHNMDKKKDQNPSEEAAATTDHGDVMSHPFGEAYATRCDEEGFGGTYGGNQSLPKTETDKFIHENHPGYDKTQGSEVKEKEKGRHQPSANS; from the exons ATGCTTCACACTATCAAGACGGTTCTGACGTATTCACCTGCGGCTTCATCAGTACCACGATCTCTCTCTTGCAACCGTGGTCGGGAAGTTTCTGTCGTTAGATTTTGTACCCGCCCAGAAGCAGAAACTGGTCATAGTGATCATAACATGGACAAGAAGAAAGATCAGAACCCAAGCGAGGAAGCTGCTGCAACTACCGATCACGG GGATGTGATGTCTCATCCGTTTGGGGAAGCGTATGCTACGAGGTGCGATGAAGAAGGATTTGGAGGAACTTACGGTGGGAACCAATCTCTTCCCAAGACTGAGACGGATAAGTTCATCCATGAAAACCACCCAG GTTATGACAAGACGCAGGGGAGTGAGGTGAAGGAGAAGGAAAAAGGGAGGCATCAACCTAGCGCCAACTCCTAG